In Nonlabens agnitus, the DNA window ACCATCTTCAGAAACGTTGACGTAGGTAAACACAGAATAAACTCGGTTCTCATTAATGGGATCTACATAGATTTCAGAATAATAGAAAGGTCTGTTACCTATGTCGCTCTTGTCATTAATTTTCTTCCAGTTAAAACCACCATCTTCACTTTTGTAAAGTGCATTCTTTTTGGCTTCAACCAGAGCATAAATAATATCTGGATTGCTGCGAGCTATGGCAACACCTATGCGTCCCAACTCACCGCCTGGAAGACCTTCCTTATCGGTCATTTTTTTCCAGTTTGCACCACCATCGTGAGTGATATAAAGACCAGAACCTTCACCTCCAGATTTAAAGAACCATGGATCACGCTTGTGTTCCCACATCGCTGCAATTAGTTTATTAGGGTTGCTAGGATCCATCACTAGATCTGCCGCACCAGACTTGTCGTTGGTGTATAAAACCTTGTTCCAGGTCTTCCCGCCATCTGTGGTTTTGAATACACCACGTTCTGGATGCTCGCCCCATGGAGAGCCTATGGCTGCGGCATAAACAACATCTGGATTTGTAGGGTCAATGATCACTCTATGAATGTGTCGTGTCTTCTCGAGACCCATAGATTGCCAGGATTTTCCAGCATCTAGCGATTTGAAGATCCCATAACCACCATTGAGCGAGTTACGAGGATTTCCTTCTCCTGTTCCAGCCCAGATAACGCTAGGATTAGACTGCTGTATTGCAACTGCACCTATGGAAGCCGTGACTTGATCGTCAAAAATGGGTTCCCAAGCGATGCCACCACTTTCAGATTTCCACAAACCACCACTGGCAGTACCTGCATAGATGATGTCTGGGTTACTTTCTACCACATCGATGGCAGTAACACGGCCCGACATGCCGCCAGGTCCTATGTTTCTAGGTTTGAGATTTTTAACCAGATCCAGATCTAGCTTTTGTGAAACGGCCAGTAAAGGCAACAATAGAAGTAGTAAAAATGTGTAATTCTTCATGAAACTAAATTAAGTTCCTAAAGATATGAATTGATTTTCGCTTTCGCGAAAGCGAATCTACCTCAAATCAATTCCTTTATACGATCAAAGGTTTTATAAGCAGAATTTACAGCACCTTCCATATAACCCGGAAGGACAGCACTGGTTTCAGAACCAGCCATGATCAAACTGTTGTTGTTAAAACTGGACCTTAAAATAGGATGACCGTTATGCTGGTGCGGTGGCAGATTCATGGTCCCTGCAGAAGCGGTAAACGGCTCTTCATTCCAGGCATATTCCTCATAGGAAACATGATCCATGACAGGTTTCCCTAAAAAGGAACTTAACTGCTCCAATACTTGATCCTTGCGTGTCGCTTTATCCATGGCGCTCACTTGCGGATTCAAAAATCCCATGATGGCAAAGCGGTCGCCGGTCTGATTTGAATAATCATACACCTCGCTTGCCGCTGAAAAGTTGCTAAACGCGGTTACCGGAATGTTGAGTTCTTTCCAAAAAGCGGTTTTAAAACCCAAACCAAACTTAATGCTGCCTTGCATCCAGGTATGTGTATTTCTGGCTATTTCTAGATAGTCATCGGGAAGTCCTGGATTATAAGTCAACTCGCATGCCAGTGCTGGTGGTAATGTATTGATGACTATGTCTGCGTCATAAAATCCATTAGTGGTCTGAATGGTATATTTGGAATAGCGATAGGCGATGTTGATTACTTGAGAATCTAATTTGATTTTATCTGGGTTTAATTGGGACGCCAGCGAGAGAGTCAAATTGGTTGTACCACCATGAATTCGATAACTGGTCTGTTGCTGCTCTGGGATTTCAATTTGTTGAAAAGCCTGGTTGGGACTCGGCTGATACCACACTTTATTACCCATTTCTTGAGGAAAAGAAAGAAGTTCAAGTTCTTTCAAAAGCCCTATCAATTGTGGGTTGTAATCCCAAAACCATGCGGCGCCTAGATCTACCGGTATGTGGTTACCAGACATTTTTGTAAAAATACGGCCGCCTAGTCGTGGTCTTGCCTCCAGAACGTGGAAATCAATTCCAGCCTTATTTAAGAGATAAGCCAGTGTCAAGCCTGTAAGACCACCACCGATTATAGATACTTTTGAATGCATAAAAAAGCCTTTGGGAAATTCCAAAGGCTGCAAAGATACGTTGTGATACAGCTTACTTTATAGGCAGCGTGGTATCTTCCTTCCACATTTCATTACCCAGTGGCTTGAAATCA includes these proteins:
- a CDS encoding flavin monoamine oxidase family protein is translated as MHSKVSIIGGGLTGLTLAYLLNKAGIDFHVLEARPRLGGRIFTKMSGNHIPVDLGAAWFWDYNPQLIGLLKELELLSFPQEMGNKVWYQPSPNQAFQQIEIPEQQQTSYRIHGGTTNLTLSLASQLNPDKIKLDSQVINIAYRYSKYTIQTTNGFYDADIVINTLPPALACELTYNPGLPDDYLEIARNTHTWMQGSIKFGLGFKTAFWKELNIPVTAFSNFSAASEVYDYSNQTGDRFAIMGFLNPQVSAMDKATRKDQVLEQLSSFLGKPVMDHVSYEEYAWNEEPFTASAGTMNLPPHQHNGHPILRSSFNNNSLIMAGSETSAVLPGYMEGAVNSAYKTFDRIKELI